Proteins found in one Gimesia chilikensis genomic segment:
- a CDS encoding LysR family transcriptional regulator yields the protein MKIDLICGSIASLYSLRKESMDWLNYHHLQSFWVVAREGSVRGASEILHVSPSSVSTQIRQLEQAFGVSLVKKQGRGLVLTETGAQVAEYASEIFSTGRELMELIKGKPIGKPLELRVGIRDMMPKLVAFQLLQPALMLEEPIRLVCTEAEMPRLVADLAIHKLDVILTDTALDPVYKVKAFSHRLGESDVVIMGTKALAQKYSRNFPASLDGAPFLLPTDESVLRHAMDQWFRELHLTPVIKGEFADSAMLKIAGRNGLGLFAIPVQIQEDVSDIYGLHTVGLANGVKEQFYAVSVERKLKHPAVIAICAPPL from the coding sequence TTGAAAATCGATCTTATTTGCGGTTCGATAGCATCATTGTATTCGCTTAGGAAAGAGAGCATGGACTGGCTGAATTACCATCACTTACAAAGCTTCTGGGTTGTGGCACGAGAGGGGAGCGTACGTGGTGCCAGTGAGATCCTGCATGTTTCACCGTCCAGCGTCAGCACCCAGATCAGACAACTGGAGCAGGCCTTTGGAGTTTCTCTGGTCAAAAAGCAGGGCCGTGGGCTGGTACTCACTGAAACTGGTGCTCAGGTTGCTGAGTATGCCTCAGAAATTTTCTCAACAGGTCGAGAGCTGATGGAGCTCATCAAAGGGAAACCCATCGGGAAACCCCTGGAACTCCGGGTGGGCATCCGCGACATGATGCCGAAACTAGTGGCATTCCAGCTTCTGCAGCCTGCCCTCATGCTTGAGGAACCAATCCGTCTTGTTTGCACAGAAGCCGAAATGCCGCGCCTGGTTGCAGATCTGGCCATTCACAAACTCGATGTCATCCTGACCGACACTGCACTCGATCCTGTTTACAAGGTAAAAGCGTTCTCTCACCGTTTGGGGGAGTCAGACGTTGTGATCATGGGTACGAAGGCACTTGCCCAGAAATATTCCCGGAATTTTCCTGCCTCGCTTGATGGTGCCCCTTTCCTGCTGCCCACAGATGAGAGTGTCCTACGCCACGCAATGGACCAGTGGTTTCGTGAACTGCACCTGACCCCGGTTATCAAAGGCGAATTTGCAGACAGTGCGATGTTGAAGATTGCAGGCCGAAATGGATTGGGGCTGTTCGCGATCCCCGTCCAGATCCAGGAAGATGTTTCTGATATTTATGGCTTACACACAGTTGGTCTGGCAAACGGTGTCAAAGAACAATTTTATGCAGTCTCTGTAGAAAGAAAACTCAAGCATCCAGCCGTGATCGCGATCTGTGCCCCCCCCCTGTAG
- a CDS encoding PSD1 and planctomycete cytochrome C domain-containing protein, with protein MNAIKMVLIFFSASLLTCVAQAEDAVEFNRDVLPILSNHCFTCHGPDSATRAAGLRLDRRESAIGSADSGRNAIIPGKADASELIQRITAKNEGDRMPPVDGPKPLNAKQIAILKTWIDQGAEYEAHWTFKAPLQPKIPQTRDTTWPKNKIDSFVLARLEREGLQPARTASRETLIRRVAFDLTGLPPTLQEIDAFLADRSADAYAKMVDRYLASPAYGEHMARHWLDLARYADSNGYQYDTEREQWIWRDWVINAYNENKPFDEFTIEQLAGDLLPDATDQQRLATGFNRNHSITIEGGIIDEEYRTEYVMDRLVTTGEVWLALTIGCARCHDHKFDPISQKEFYQLYAFFNQVPERGMRGFDPKQRIPSPLSREEQQKFAARLAHLQAELKKPLDIDQHLNRWTQQISAQPEHGWTVLEPLTMESSGGTTLTRLPDKSILASGANPRHDVYEITAQTNATSLTAIRLEALTHESLPGGGPGRHSNSNFVLSELELTAVSIKDPSQKRVVKFSKAIADYSQNQYEIAHVIDGSVSGNNGWAVDGPSRKLPATAILIAESPFGFAGGTELQFRLRHEANFATHGVGRPRLSITSDAPGNLQFHGIPADVRQIAAKPQQKRTESEQKILREYFLSHHNPRQKWEQRIAELKKQQQAAIPETMIMQDLAQPRATYLLNRGQYNEPREQVSPDVPAIFPSLPETAPRNRLGFARWLVNPDHPLTARVAVNRYWQRVFGLGLVKTAEDFGVQGEFPSHPALLDWLALEFIRSGWDIKQMQRLILNSATYQQTSHVGPDLYTRDPENRLLARGPRMRLAAEEIRDATLQASGLLVEQVGGKSVYPYQPAGLWLELNNRPNYSKEYPQATGEDLYRRSLYTFWKRTVPSPMLKTLDAPGREFCTIRRSRTNTPLQALLLLNGPQFVEAARKLAERMLSEGGQTVDQQIQYGFRLVTSRHPTAAELALFRSAYEADLKFYASNQPAAQRLLQVGDSPSNSSLNPTELAACTNLARLFLNLDETITKE; from the coding sequence GTGAACGCAATCAAGATGGTTCTGATCTTCTTTTCGGCATCCTTATTGACTTGCGTTGCCCAGGCGGAAGATGCAGTCGAGTTTAACCGTGACGTCCTCCCGATTCTCTCGAACCATTGCTTTACCTGCCACGGCCCTGATTCGGCAACACGGGCAGCAGGTCTGCGTTTGGATCGGCGAGAGTCGGCCATCGGCAGCGCGGACTCCGGCCGCAACGCGATCATCCCCGGCAAAGCGGATGCCAGCGAGCTCATCCAGCGGATCACTGCAAAGAATGAAGGTGACCGCATGCCACCAGTGGATGGACCGAAACCGCTGAATGCAAAACAGATCGCAATCCTCAAAACCTGGATTGACCAGGGAGCTGAATACGAGGCCCACTGGACCTTCAAAGCACCATTACAGCCCAAGATCCCCCAGACCCGTGATACCACCTGGCCGAAAAACAAGATCGATTCTTTTGTACTGGCCCGCCTGGAACGCGAAGGATTACAACCGGCCCGGACAGCCAGCCGCGAAACATTAATTCGACGCGTGGCCTTTGATCTGACCGGCCTGCCACCCACGTTGCAGGAAATCGACGCGTTCCTTGCCGATCGTTCTGCTGACGCCTATGCGAAAATGGTCGATCGCTATCTCGCCTCCCCTGCCTACGGCGAACACATGGCAAGGCATTGGCTCGATCTGGCCCGTTATGCCGACAGCAACGGCTACCAGTATGATACGGAACGCGAACAATGGATCTGGCGCGACTGGGTCATTAATGCCTATAACGAAAATAAACCGTTTGATGAATTTACGATTGAACAACTCGCGGGTGACTTATTACCCGACGCTACGGATCAGCAACGCCTGGCAACCGGTTTTAATCGAAACCATTCAATCACCATCGAAGGTGGCATCATTGATGAAGAATATCGTACCGAATACGTGATGGATCGACTGGTGACCACCGGCGAAGTCTGGCTGGCACTGACCATTGGCTGCGCCCGGTGTCACGACCATAAATTTGACCCCATCTCGCAGAAAGAGTTCTATCAACTATACGCTTTCTTTAATCAGGTCCCCGAACGAGGCATGCGCGGCTTCGACCCCAAACAACGCATCCCTTCTCCACTGTCAAGAGAGGAACAGCAGAAATTTGCAGCCCGACTGGCACACCTGCAGGCGGAGTTGAAGAAACCACTCGACATCGATCAGCATTTGAATCGCTGGACGCAACAGATCTCAGCACAGCCTGAACATGGCTGGACCGTGCTGGAGCCTTTGACCATGGAATCGTCCGGCGGAACCACACTCACCCGCCTTCCCGATAAATCGATTCTGGCCAGCGGCGCCAATCCCCGACACGACGTCTATGAAATCACTGCTCAAACGAATGCGACCAGTCTCACTGCAATCCGGTTGGAAGCACTCACGCATGAGTCACTGCCCGGCGGGGGACCGGGACGGCACAGTAACTCCAACTTTGTCCTGAGCGAACTGGAACTGACAGCGGTTTCCATCAAGGATCCCTCACAAAAACGAGTCGTCAAGTTCAGCAAAGCCATTGCCGACTACTCGCAGAATCAATACGAAATTGCACACGTCATTGACGGCAGTGTCTCCGGCAACAACGGCTGGGCCGTAGATGGTCCGTCCCGCAAACTGCCTGCAACGGCCATACTGATCGCTGAGTCTCCGTTCGGATTTGCAGGAGGTACCGAGTTACAGTTCCGTCTGCGGCACGAAGCCAACTTTGCCACTCATGGAGTAGGACGCCCCCGCTTATCCATCACCAGCGATGCCCCCGGGAACCTGCAGTTCCATGGGATTCCCGCTGACGTTCGTCAGATCGCAGCCAAACCACAACAGAAGCGTACAGAGAGCGAACAAAAAATACTGCGGGAGTATTTCCTGTCCCATCACAATCCCAGACAGAAATGGGAACAACGAATCGCCGAACTCAAAAAGCAGCAGCAGGCAGCGATCCCGGAAACGATGATCATGCAGGACCTGGCTCAGCCGCGGGCAACTTACCTGCTCAATCGGGGACAGTATAATGAGCCCCGCGAGCAGGTCAGCCCTGATGTCCCGGCGATTTTTCCCTCTCTGCCAGAAACAGCCCCCCGCAATCGCCTGGGATTCGCCAGGTGGCTTGTAAACCCGGACCATCCCCTGACCGCGCGTGTAGCCGTGAATCGTTACTGGCAACGAGTCTTTGGACTGGGACTGGTCAAAACGGCAGAAGATTTTGGCGTGCAGGGAGAATTTCCGAGTCACCCCGCGTTACTGGACTGGCTGGCCCTGGAATTCATTCGCAGTGGCTGGGATATCAAGCAGATGCAGCGGTTGATTTTGAATTCAGCGACCTATCAGCAAACGTCACACGTCGGCCCTGATTTGTATACACGGGACCCCGAAAATCGACTGCTGGCCCGCGGCCCACGCATGCGGCTGGCAGCTGAGGAGATTCGAGATGCCACGTTACAGGCCAGCGGCTTACTCGTCGAACAGGTCGGTGGAAAAAGCGTCTATCCCTATCAACCCGCAGGACTCTGGCTGGAATTAAATAACCGCCCGAATTATTCCAAAGAATATCCACAGGCAACAGGCGAAGACCTTTACCGACGCAGCCTTTATACGTTCTGGAAACGAACCGTCCCGTCTCCCATGCTCAAAACACTCGATGCACCGGGACGGGAATTTTGCACCATTCGCCGCTCTCGAACCAATACGCCGTTACAGGCATTGCTCCTGTTGAACGGTCCACAGTTCGTCGAAGCGGCTCGAAAACTGGCCGAACGGATGTTGTCTGAAGGGGGACAGACCGTTGACCAGCAGATTCAATATGGTTTCCGCCTGGTCACTTCGCGACACCCGACTGCCGCTGAACTGGCCCTCTTCCGCTCAGCTTATGAAGCTGACCTGAAGTTCTACGCCAGCAATCAGCCAGCGGCACAACGTTTACTACAGGTTGGTGATTCCCCCTCGAACTCCAGCTTGAACCCGACAGAACTGGCAGCTTGTACGAATCTGGCACGCTTGTTCCTGAATCTGGATGAAACCATTACGAAAGAATAA
- a CDS encoding neutral/alkaline non-lysosomal ceramidase N-terminal domain-containing protein, translated as MSNITPFLGTDLIGGFNPRGSIHIHDDLFARCLVLDDGSTRLAIVIIDNVKFPTEIHLPTKQRIQQTSGLPPENVLIAATHTHSAPSLRGTSYLKLNEPLDEYQQFVIHRIADGVQRAINNLEPARIGWGTGALPQHVFNRRWLLKQGQSVTSPFGEEERVATNPGGLLSQIDKPAGPVNPGVYVLSVRSQAGHPIALLANYWLHYVGGVGTGHISADYFGVFARELNRLYAEPGQDPPFVGILSNGASGDVNNNDYAHYSQPGRKRYAHYEKMQEVASDLTREVLHIEKNISYRDWVPLGAAAQTMTLKRRRPSMAQVWRARDLIQNASPLAEQDRDLSRRMVFARRALEAELWPETAEAYVQALRIGDLGLAALPFETFVEIGFEIQEQSPFKQTFVFGLANGDLGYLPTPRQHELGGYETWLTVSHAEVGASPKLVKKLTALLGRLHKEPHIPTPTANGQ; from the coding sequence GTGAGTAACATCACTCCGTTCCTGGGGACAGATCTGATTGGAGGCTTTAATCCCCGAGGTTCGATCCATATCCACGACGACCTTTTTGCACGCTGTCTCGTTCTGGACGACGGTTCGACTCGACTGGCAATCGTCATCATCGACAATGTCAAATTCCCTACGGAAATTCACTTACCAACCAAACAACGGATCCAGCAGACTTCCGGCCTGCCTCCGGAGAACGTCCTGATTGCCGCAACGCACACCCACTCGGCCCCCAGTCTACGCGGGACCAGTTACCTTAAGCTCAATGAACCGCTGGATGAATACCAGCAGTTTGTGATCCACCGGATTGCCGATGGTGTGCAACGCGCCATCAATAACCTGGAACCTGCACGCATCGGCTGGGGAACCGGCGCGTTGCCGCAACACGTTTTCAACCGTCGCTGGCTGTTGAAACAGGGGCAGAGTGTGACCAGTCCATTTGGTGAGGAAGAACGCGTTGCCACAAATCCGGGAGGACTGCTCTCCCAAATTGACAAACCCGCGGGACCGGTCAATCCCGGGGTTTATGTATTATCTGTGCGTTCCCAGGCCGGTCATCCTATTGCATTATTAGCAAACTATTGGCTGCACTATGTGGGCGGTGTTGGAACAGGACATATTTCCGCAGATTATTTCGGGGTCTTTGCCAGGGAACTGAACCGGTTATACGCCGAGCCCGGGCAGGATCCGCCCTTCGTGGGAATTCTGAGTAATGGTGCCAGTGGCGATGTGAATAATAATGATTATGCGCATTACAGTCAGCCGGGACGGAAACGATATGCACACTATGAAAAAATGCAGGAAGTGGCCTCGGACCTGACGCGTGAGGTGCTGCACATCGAAAAAAACATTTCGTATCGCGACTGGGTACCACTGGGTGCTGCAGCACAGACGATGACACTCAAGCGCCGCCGTCCGTCAATGGCTCAGGTCTGGCGCGCCAGAGACTTGATCCAAAACGCATCGCCGCTCGCAGAACAGGATCGAGATCTGTCCCGTCGCATGGTGTTTGCACGCCGTGCACTCGAAGCAGAGCTCTGGCCCGAAACTGCGGAGGCTTACGTCCAGGCACTGCGAATTGGTGATCTGGGTCTGGCAGCTTTGCCATTTGAAACGTTTGTTGAAATCGGTTTCGAGATTCAGGAACAGAGCCCTTTCAAGCAGACTTTTGTTTTCGGTCTGGCGAATGGTGATCTCGGCTATCTGCCGACTCCACGTCAACATGAACTGGGAGGTTACGAGACCTGGCTGACAGTCTCTCATGCCGAAGTCGGCGCCTCTCCCAAACTGGTCAAGAAGCTGACAGCACTGCTGGGCCGACTGCATAAGGAACCTCACATTCCCACCCCCACAGCGAATGGCCAATGA
- a CDS encoding DUF1501 domain-containing protein, translated as MLTIASGNQHRFCDGVSRRNFLQIGALGMGGLSLPQILRAQDLSGKQDSHKSVIMVFLSGGPPHQDWIDLKPEAPAEIRGPREPIATNVPGIEVCELMPRLSRMADQFAFIRSIVGAEGRHAAFQCMTGRKSNRQPQGGWPSLGSTISKLQGPADPAVPAFIGLSPKMRHSPWSDAGQPGFLGVAHAPFKPTAEGKADMVLNGVNAERLDDRKSLLASLDRMRRQAEVIEEMQGIDAYTKQAFGILTSSRLAQALDLAQEDPRLRDRYGRGSTKPAGYGDAGPLLNDYFLMARRLVEAGVRCVTLAYGRWDWHGKPHGTIFEHEEEHFPMLDQGLTALLEDLRNRGMDKDVSVVVWGEFGRTPRISPKVGRDHWPKVSCAMLAGGGMKTGQIIGSTNRFAEHVEDRPVGFNEVFATLYHNLGIDVNTATVTDLSGRPTYLVDPAQPIQELV; from the coding sequence ATGTTAACTATTGCCAGTGGTAATCAGCATCGTTTTTGTGATGGCGTTTCGCGGCGGAATTTTCTGCAGATTGGTGCTCTGGGAATGGGGGGCCTGTCTCTGCCACAAATATTGAGGGCACAGGACCTTTCCGGAAAACAGGATTCCCACAAATCAGTCATCATGGTGTTCCTGTCAGGAGGCCCACCCCATCAGGATTGGATTGATCTAAAACCGGAAGCCCCGGCAGAAATCCGGGGACCTCGGGAGCCCATTGCGACCAACGTGCCCGGCATCGAGGTTTGCGAATTAATGCCTCGTTTATCACGCATGGCTGATCAGTTTGCATTCATCAGATCAATTGTAGGTGCCGAAGGGCGACATGCAGCATTCCAGTGTATGACGGGCAGAAAGTCGAATCGCCAGCCACAGGGAGGCTGGCCCTCTCTGGGATCGACAATTTCTAAATTGCAGGGACCGGCTGATCCCGCCGTGCCGGCTTTTATCGGTCTCTCACCGAAAATGCGTCATTCACCCTGGTCTGATGCAGGGCAGCCCGGTTTTCTGGGAGTTGCGCATGCCCCATTCAAGCCAACTGCAGAGGGAAAGGCTGACATGGTGCTCAATGGTGTGAATGCGGAACGTCTGGATGACCGAAAATCATTGTTAGCTTCACTCGATCGCATGCGTCGCCAGGCGGAAGTGATCGAAGAGATGCAGGGGATTGATGCCTATACTAAACAGGCATTTGGAATTCTCACATCCAGCAGACTGGCGCAGGCACTGGACCTTGCTCAAGAAGATCCCAGGTTACGCGATCGTTATGGGAGAGGTTCTACCAAACCTGCCGGCTATGGGGATGCCGGTCCCTTATTGAATGATTATTTTCTCATGGCGCGACGTCTGGTCGAAGCAGGAGTGCGTTGCGTCACTCTGGCTTATGGACGCTGGGACTGGCACGGTAAACCTCATGGAACCATTTTCGAGCATGAGGAAGAACATTTTCCGATGCTCGACCAGGGATTGACCGCGTTACTGGAGGATCTCCGCAATCGGGGGATGGATAAAGATGTATCTGTCGTCGTCTGGGGAGAATTTGGCCGTACCCCCCGAATCAGTCCCAAGGTCGGACGTGACCATTGGCCGAAAGTTTCATGTGCCATGCTGGCAGGCGGAGGGATGAAAACCGGCCAGATAATCGGTTCGACGAATCGTTTCGCAGAACATGTCGAAGATCGTCCCGTTGGTTTTAATGAAGTATTTGCCACGTTGTATCATAACCTGGGGATTGACGTGAATACCGCTACCGTCACGGATCTATCAGGACGTCCAACCTATCTGGTCGACCCCGCTCAGCCGATTCAAGAGTTGGTTTAA
- a CDS encoding DUF1501 domain-containing protein produces the protein MRSPLTEFQLQENRRQFFGRASTGIGIAALSSLLNRELHSSETTSGSARIDGLPGIPHFAPKAKRVIYLLQSGAPSQVDLLDHKPSLEKLHLTELPDSVRKGQRLTGMTAGQKKFPVVKSPWKFQQHGKSGTWISELLPHMGKVADDICVINSMHTEAINHDPAITFFQSGHQQPGRPSIGAWLSYGLGSETENLPSFVVLLSKNSFHQAQPLYDRLWGSGFLSSKYQGVKFRSQGDPVLYLSDPAGSSDSQRRVLLDRLAKLNQFRAEEIGDPEINTRIAQYEMAYRMQTSVPELADISDESASTLELYGDDVKEPGTHAANCLLARRLAERGVRFIQVFHRGWDHHSNVQKHLPTLTRQTDQGSAALIADLKQRGMLDETLVIWGGEFGRTVYSQGNSQSFGRDHHPRCFSIWMAGGGIKPGITYGQTDDYCYNITENPVHVHDFHATILHCLGIHHEQLTYRFQGRDYRLTDVHGNVIHDILT, from the coding sequence ATGCGCTCCCCCTTGACTGAGTTCCAACTGCAGGAAAACCGGCGGCAGTTTTTCGGACGCGCCAGTACCGGCATCGGCATAGCTGCCCTTTCATCGTTACTCAACCGAGAACTGCATTCCAGCGAGACAACCAGCGGTTCTGCACGGATTGACGGTCTCCCGGGGATCCCCCATTTCGCTCCTAAAGCCAAGCGAGTAATCTATCTGCTCCAGTCAGGGGCACCTTCGCAAGTCGACTTGCTCGATCACAAACCGTCCCTCGAAAAACTGCATCTGACCGAACTGCCTGACAGTGTTCGCAAAGGACAGCGACTGACGGGCATGACAGCCGGCCAGAAAAAGTTCCCTGTCGTCAAATCGCCTTGGAAATTCCAGCAGCACGGGAAGTCAGGTACATGGATCAGTGAGCTGTTACCGCATATGGGAAAAGTCGCCGATGATATTTGCGTGATTAACTCCATGCATACAGAGGCAATCAACCATGATCCTGCCATCACCTTCTTTCAATCAGGACATCAGCAACCGGGGCGACCAAGTATCGGCGCCTGGCTCAGTTATGGACTGGGAAGCGAAACAGAAAACCTGCCCTCATTTGTCGTGCTGCTCAGCAAGAACTCGTTTCACCAGGCCCAACCGCTTTATGACCGGTTGTGGGGCAGCGGCTTTTTATCCTCGAAATACCAGGGGGTCAAATTTCGCAGCCAGGGTGACCCGGTACTCTACCTGAGTGATCCGGCCGGCAGCAGTGATTCACAAAGACGCGTGTTGCTGGATCGACTGGCAAAACTCAATCAGTTCCGCGCTGAGGAAATCGGTGACCCGGAAATTAATACACGCATTGCCCAATATGAAATGGCATATCGCATGCAGACCTCGGTTCCTGAACTGGCCGATATCTCGGATGAGTCCGCCAGTACGCTCGAACTGTATGGTGACGATGTCAAAGAGCCGGGAACGCATGCGGCGAACTGTCTTCTCGCGCGGAGACTGGCCGAACGCGGCGTTCGCTTCATTCAGGTGTTTCACCGCGGCTGGGATCACCATAGCAATGTCCAGAAGCACTTACCGACCCTGACCAGGCAAACCGACCAGGGGTCAGCTGCGCTGATTGCGGATTTAAAACAGCGCGGGATGCTGGATGAGACACTGGTAATCTGGGGTGGCGAATTTGGTCGGACAGTCTATTCGCAAGGGAATTCCCAATCGTTCGGTCGGGATCATCACCCGCGCTGCTTTTCGATCTGGATGGCCGGCGGAGGGATTAAACCTGGAATCACTTACGGGCAAACCGACGATTACTGCTATAACATCACCGAGAACCCGGTGCATGTACATGACTTCCACGCCACCATCCTGCATTGCCTGGGCATCCACCACGAACAGCTGACCTATCGTTTCCAGGGACGCGATTATCGTCTGACGGACGTGCACGGAAATGTCATCCACGACATCCTTACATGA
- a CDS encoding sialidase family protein, whose translation MTFRVCLLLLLALINHTPAAESPVMLLQEEGVHDSGAAGGARTAFAIMRLPDGSFAFYDRYSPEEGPLSLPDIQGKQHILLPHLPQEVLSSETIINSGVLNNTQVVLSRDVQVKSIRVQQEGLDRETAKKVGLPRYLNTWIHRAGPAGIKQPLLTWRGYNGSLMEYQELGNGRLVVPHGSLIPHAKAVPPTGRHETVIQYSDDGGDSWKLSKSKLTAPCYAGFNGSNEGACEPALEELSDGRIWMLMRTTAGFLYESFSSDSGTSWTPARASRFNTSTGPPNIMRHRNGWLVVCWNNCEMPPRADGAGVYGGRDALHIAVSKDEGKTWRGFREIYLDHRRNDNPAKNGDRGTAYPLAAYTTDGRLVVLAGQGKGGRNPILIDPAWIVDTRARTDFSEGLKQWSTYTQHGPAKRWWRARAPGAVLIEHPDSKTRNCLHVRKQPDLPADGATWNFPNGWKGTLQTRIKLRTGSKGSMIALNDRMFDPSNDLGEELAVFRVELSNLDLMPDEWINLSFEWDLSARTCSLKVDDRKPIELPLRHPTLNGLSYVRFRSTAEQPDLEGLLVEQVEVTVTDPIAPACSVQEQMAHEQRYVKQVVPGWDQQ comes from the coding sequence ATGACTTTCCGCGTTTGTTTACTGCTGCTGCTTGCTCTGATCAATCATACTCCAGCTGCAGAATCGCCGGTCATGCTCCTCCAGGAAGAAGGTGTACACGATTCCGGGGCGGCCGGAGGAGCGAGAACGGCATTTGCCATCATGCGTCTGCCAGACGGTAGTTTCGCATTTTATGATCGTTACTCTCCGGAAGAAGGACCACTTTCACTACCAGATATCCAGGGAAAACAGCACATACTTTTACCTCACTTGCCCCAGGAAGTCCTGTCGAGTGAGACAATCATTAACAGCGGTGTGCTCAATAACACGCAGGTCGTTCTGTCGCGGGATGTTCAGGTGAAAAGTATTCGCGTGCAGCAAGAGGGACTGGACAGGGAAACCGCGAAAAAAGTGGGACTCCCGCGTTACCTGAATACCTGGATCCATCGCGCCGGGCCTGCAGGCATAAAGCAACCACTTTTGACCTGGCGGGGTTACAACGGGTCTCTGATGGAGTATCAGGAACTCGGGAATGGCCGATTGGTTGTTCCGCATGGGAGTCTGATTCCTCATGCAAAGGCAGTGCCTCCAACGGGACGGCACGAGACGGTGATCCAGTATTCTGATGATGGAGGTGACAGCTGGAAGTTGAGCAAGAGTAAGCTGACTGCGCCCTGTTATGCGGGGTTTAACGGATCGAACGAGGGGGCTTGCGAGCCTGCTTTGGAAGAACTCTCTGATGGTAGAATCTGGATGCTGATGCGCACGACGGCGGGCTTTCTTTACGAATCGTTTTCTTCCGACAGCGGCACCAGCTGGACACCAGCCCGGGCAAGCCGATTCAATACCTCCACCGGACCACCAAATATCATGCGTCATCGAAACGGATGGCTGGTGGTCTGCTGGAATAATTGCGAGATGCCACCGCGGGCTGATGGAGCAGGCGTGTATGGAGGTCGTGATGCGCTGCACATCGCGGTGTCCAAGGATGAAGGCAAGACCTGGCGCGGATTTCGGGAGATTTATCTGGATCATCGGCGGAATGATAATCCAGCAAAAAATGGGGATCGTGGTACCGCTTATCCACTTGCCGCCTATACGACTGATGGTCGGCTCGTGGTTTTAGCAGGTCAGGGAAAAGGGGGACGTAATCCCATTCTGATTGATCCCGCCTGGATCGTAGATACCCGGGCGCGTACCGATTTTTCAGAAGGTTTAAAACAGTGGTCGACCTATACTCAGCATGGTCCTGCTAAACGCTGGTGGCGGGCACGCGCGCCCGGGGCGGTGCTGATTGAGCACCCGGATAGCAAAACCAGAAACTGTCTGCATGTTCGTAAACAGCCTGATCTCCCTGCAGACGGTGCGACCTGGAACTTTCCAAACGGCTGGAAAGGCACATTGCAGACCCGTATCAAACTGCGTACCGGTTCCAAAGGATCAATGATTGCTTTGAATGATCGTATGTTTGATCCGTCAAATGACCTCGGTGAAGAACTGGCCGTGTTTCGAGTCGAGTTGAGTAACCTGGATTTGATGCCGGATGAGTGGATTAATCTAAGTTTTGAGTGGGATCTTTCCGCCCGGACCTGCTCCTTAAAAGTTGATGACAGAAAGCCCATCGAACTGCCACTGCGACATCCTACATTGAACGGTTTGTCGTACGTTCGCTTCAGGTCGACCGCAGAGCAGCCCGACCTGGAGGGTTTACTGGTGGAACAGGTCGAAGTGACTGTCACAGATCCAATTGCACCTGCCTGCAGTGTGCAGGAACAAATGGCACACGAGCAGCGATATGTGAAACAGGTGGTTCCTGGTTGGGATCAACAGTAG